Proteins encoded by one window of Vanacampus margaritifer isolate UIUO_Vmar chromosome 17, RoL_Vmar_1.0, whole genome shotgun sequence:
- the LOC144037213 gene encoding putative ATP-dependent RNA helicase ddx6 — protein MATARTENVGPLAMGLNKQNGQLRGQTKPASVQPGPSTQGKVLGASQKAGAASQEGGGIKFGDDWKKSLKLPPKDTRVKTSDVTATKGNEFEDYCLKRELLMGIFEMGWEKPSPVQEESIPIALSGRDILARAKNGTGKSGAYLIPLLEKIDLKKDYIQAMVVVPTRELALQVSQICIQISKHLGGVKVMATTGGTNLRDDIMRLDETVHVVIATPGRILDLIKKGVAKVDRVQMMVMDEADKLLSQDFVVLIEDIISFLARNRQILLYSATFPISVQKFMAKHLQKPYEINLMEELTLKGITQYYAYVTERQKVHCLNTLFSRLQINQSIIFCNSTQRVELLAKKITQLGYSCFYIHAKMMQEYRNRVFHDFRNGLCRNLVCTDLFTRGIDIQAVNVVINFDFPRNAETYLHRIGRSGRFGHFGLAINLITSEDRFNLKTIEDQLVTDIKPIPGSIDKSLYVAEFHCSSGDCEVEEVQERSGHQQDST, from the exons atggctacaGCCAGAACAGAAAATGTTGGCCCACTTGCCATGGGACTGAACAAGCAGAATGGGCAACTCAGAGGACAGACTAAACCAGCTTCAGTCCAACCAGGACCCTCAACTCAAGGAAAAGTGTTGGGTGCCTCCCAGAAAGCAGGTGCTGCCTCTCAAGAAGGAGGGGGCATTAAGTTTGGAGACGACTGGAAAAAGAGCCTCAAGCTTCCTCCTAAAGACACCAGGGTTAAAACCTCT GACGTGACGGCTACGAAGGGGAATGAATTTGAGGATTACTGTCTCAAAAGAGAACTTTTGATGGGCATTTTTGAGATGGGTTGGGAGAAGCCATCTCCTGTGCAG GAGGAGAGTATTCCCATTGCCCTGTCTGGAAGGGATATTTTGGCTCGGGCAAAGAATGGAACAGGAAAAAGTGGAGCCTATCTCATCCCATTGCTGGAAAAGATAGACCTTAAAAAGGACTATATACAAG CAATGGTAGTAGTTCCAACTCGAGAGTTGGCACTGCAGGTGAGCCAGATCTGCATTCAGATCAGCAAACACCTGGGAGGAGTCAAAGTCATGGCCACCACGGGGGGAACCAACCTACGAGATGACATCATGCGCCTTGATGAGACTG TGCATGTAGTCATTGCTACACCTGGTCGGATTCTGGATTTGATAAAGAAAGGAGTGGCAAAAGTGGATAGAGTCCAGATGATGGTGATGGATGAA GCTGACAAACTGCTGTCTCAGGACTTTGTGGTGCTCATCGAGGATATTATTAGCTTCCTGGCCAGGAACAGGCAAATCCTGCTCTACTCTGCAACCTTCCCAATCAGTGTGCAAAAATTCATG GCCAAGCACCTGCAGAAACCTTATGAGATCAACCTGATGGAGGAGCTGACTCTGAAGGGCATTACTCAGTATTACGCCTACGTCACTGAGAGACAGAAAGTGCACTGCCTCAACACACTCTTCTCCAGG CTTCAGATCAACCAGTCGATCATCTTCTGCAACTCCACGCAGAGGGTGGAGCTCTTAGCTAAGAAGATCACGCAGCTGGGCTACTCATGCTTCTATATCCACGCTAAGATGATGCAG GAATATAGAAACCGTGTGTTCCACGACTTCAGAAATGGACTGTGCAGGAACCTGGTCTGCACCG ATCTCTTCACCCGGGGTATCGACATTCAGGCTGTCAATGTGGTCATCAACTTTGATTTTCCGAGGAATGCAGAAACGTACCTCCATCGTATTGGAAGATCAG GGAGGTTCGGTCATTTTGGTTTAGCCATCAACCTGATCACATCCGAAGACCGCTTCAACCTTAAGACCATCGAAGACCAACTGGTAACCGACATCAAACCCATTCCCGGCAGCATCGACAAGAGTCTCTACGTGGCAGAGTTCCACTGCTCCAGCGGCGACTGTGAGGTGGAGGAAGTCCAAGAAAGATCAGGACATCAGCAGGACAGCACCTAA